From the genome of Nicotiana sylvestris chromosome 2, ASM39365v2, whole genome shotgun sequence, one region includes:
- the LOC104239622 gene encoding cysteine desulfurase, mitochondrial translates to MMFSKFLTTALQRNILKPCGGHGRLRPFSTVAAAVVEPYEEETTGITMKGVKISGRPLYLDMQATSPIDPRVLDAMLPYHLSRFGNPHSRTHLYGWESDQAVEAARAQVSALINASPKEIIFTSGATESNNISVKGVLHFYRDKKRHVITTQTEHKCVLDSCRHLQQEGFDVTYLPVESDGLVDLEKLRAAIRPDTGLVSVMMVNNEIGVIQPMEEIGKICKEFSVPFHTDAAQALGKIPIDVEKMNISLMSLSGHKIYGPKGVGALYIRRRPRIRVEPQMNGGGQERGIRSGTVPTPLVVGFGAACELAMKEMEYDGQRIKGLQERLLNGIRSKIDGVVVNGSVERRYAGNLNLSFAYVEGESLLMGLKEVAVSSGSACTSASLEPSYVLRALGVEEDMAHTSIRYGIGRFTTEQEIDRAMDLTVKQVEKLREMSPLYEMVKEGIDIKSIQWAQH, encoded by the coding sequence atgatgttctcgaaaTTTCTAACCACCGCGCTACAGCGTAATATCCTTAAACCCTGCGGCGGCCACGGCCGTCTCCGCCCGTTTTCCACGGTGGCAGCGGCGGTTGTGGAACCGTACGAGGAAGAAACTACGGGCATCACGATGAAAGGTGTGAAAATCTCCGGTAGACCTCTGTACTTGGATATGCAAGCAACTTCTCCTATTGATCCTAGGGTTCTCGACGCTATGCTGCCTTACCATCTCTCCCGTTTCGGAAATCCCCATTCCCGAACTCACCTTTACGGCTGGGAATCAGATCAGGCCGTTGAGGCAGCCCGAGCCCAAGTTTCAGCCCTAATTAATGCTTCTCCCAAGGAGATAATTTTCACCTCCGGTGCTACTGAGTCCAATAATATTTCAGTTAAGGGGGTTTTACATTTTTATAGGGATAAGAAGAGACATGTTATTACTACTCAAACGGAGCATAAATGCGTGCTTGATTCTTGCCGTCACTTACAGCAAGAGGGCTTTGATGTAACTTACCTTCCAGTTGAGTCCGATGGACTTGTGGACCTAGAAAAGCTTCGGGCTGCTATACGGCCTGATACGGGTTTGGTATCAGTTATGATGGTGAATAATGAAATAGGTGTGATTCAGCCTATGGAGGAAATTGGAAAAATTTGCAAAGAATTTAGTGTTCCTTTTCATACTGATGCTGCACAAGCGTTGGGGAAGATTCCAATTGATGTGGAGAAGATGAATATAAGTTTGATGTCGTTAAGTGGGCATAAAATTTATGGGCCGAAAGGTGTTGGAGCTTTGTATATTAGGCGTAGGCCGAGGATTAGGGTTGAGCCACAGATGAATGGGGGTGGACAAGAGAGAGGGATTAGGAGTGGGACAGTGCCTACTCCGTTGGTGGTAGGGTTTGGGGCAGCTTGTGAGCTTGCAATGAAGGAGATGGAATATGATGGCCAGAGGATTAAGGGTTTGCAAGAGAGGTTGCTGAATGGGATAAGGTCTAAGATTGATGGGGTTGTTGTTAATGGAAGTGTTGAAAGGCGATATGCCGGGAATTTGAACTTATCTTTTGCATATGTGGAAGGTGAGAGTTTGTTGATGGGTTTGAAGGAAGTTGCTGTATCAAGTGGAAGTGCATGTACCAGTGCAAGTTTGGAGCCCTCCTATGTGTTGAGGGCGTTGGGAGTTGAAGAAGACATGGCCCATACATCGATTCGATATGGAATTGGGAGGTTTACTACTGAGCAAGAGATTGATCGTGCGATGGATCTTACGGTCAAACAGGTTGAGAAGTTGAGGGAAATGAGCCCGCTTTATGAAATGGTTAAAGAGGGGATTGATATAAAGAGTATCCAGTGGGCGCAGCATTAG
- the LOC104239621 gene encoding uncharacterized protein: MFKYSPRRNQRNKGFKVKHAVQICVLVGVCIWLLYQVQHSRTKKASYEQNTSVSEKVQSENDVIRLGRKDLQPQEREEEIDDEKLKEVTEEEEGKSFNDDTKVDEHDLDLEKSAQDTEQKGDSVDEDAGTEKIQEKEARREDNAEPKSKENTEEGKGDSNEEATDMNTNNSESREEDREKDQGKLSGVEGEENKDQEIEKEDKDVKENNDKESESDDGKEKETEGNIDAETDVKEEKVESEESGGEEISKNQSEEAVENESEKKSAESEESNEEKVKGYDESKEEKNEGDSRENDEVNKEKEENQNKNEESGSLGEDKVHDESDRTNEAATVENGKEESSLVKETSDSENMTGTEGDGNVALNNEEQSKKGEDELQDNKNKNEGSDESLKKSEADAGENKMIEQSSSADANAAGEASNGSNTEDNSNPVAGNNEATSQQTETGNAASETNQNENNSSDNSNAAAGTNEANEHQQGNENSASHTQNENNASDNSNPAAGNENNSSDDSNSAAETNEAQQQDNNSSASGTTQNENNAGEDSNSAEGTNEANKKQQENEKNLANEAASVGDGTQNISNEQQSEKSDSNTSANEESVTSSNSSESVVSVDQNGNSVTAGATEKSTGSGSDQNEANQKSDANSDPGSENKINPSNDNDETDTDQNKSTDTSSSNGNSDDSQQSQVESTNSAIPQEETEARTDLGTLPQTGTEGNSHEEAAAE; this comes from the coding sequence ATGTTCAAGTATTCACCACGTAGAAACCAGAGAAATAAAGGATTCAAGGTGAAGCATGCCGTTCAGATATGTGTACTTGTAGGTGTTTGTATCTGGCTGCTTTACCAAGTCCAGCACTCACGTACCAAGAAAGCATCTTATGAACAAAATACAAGTGTTTCGGAGAAGGTACAGAGTGAGAATGATGTTATCAGGTTAGGAAGGAAGGATCTCCAACCTCAAGAGAGGGAAGAAGAAATTGACGATGAGAAGCTGAAGGAGGTGACAGAGGAAGAAGAGGGTAAAAGTTTCAACGACGACACCAAAGTGGACGAGCATGATCTTGATCTAGAAAAATCAGCACAGGATACTGAGCAGAAAGGGGATTCAGTGGATGAGGATGCAGGGACGGAGAAAATCCAGGAGAAGGAAGCGAGAAGAGAAGACAATGCTGAACCAAAAAGCAAAGAGAATACTGAAGAGGGCAAAGGTGATAGTAATGAGGAAGCCACTGACATGAACACCAACAACAGTGAATCTAGAGAAGAAGATAGGGAGAAAGACCAGGGAAAGCTAAGTGGCGTTGAGGGTGAAGAAAATAAGGACCAGGAAATAGAAAAGGAAGACAAAGATGTAAAAGAAAACAATGACAAGGAAAGTGAAAGTGACGATGGTAAAGAGAAGGAAACTGAGGGAAACATTGATGCAGAAACTGATGTGAAGGAAGAGAAGGTAGAAAGTGAAGAGAGTGGAGGTGAAGAGATCTCTAAGAATCAAAGCGAAGAAGCAGTTGAAAATGAAAGCGAAAAGAAGTCAGCAGAGTCGGAGGAAAGTAATGAGGAAaaagtaaaaggatatgatgagaGCAAAGAAGAGAAGAATGAGGGAGATAGTAGAGAGAACGATGAAGTCAACAAAGAGAAGGAAGAGAACCAAAACAAAAATGAAGAATCTGGCTCATTAGGAGAAGATAAGGTTCATGATGAAAGCGATAGGACTAATGAGGCTGCAACAGTAGAAAATGGCAAGGAAGAGAGTTCATTGGTCAAAGAGACTTCAGATTCTGAAAACATGACAGGAACAGAAGGAGATGGTAATGTAGCCTTGAACAATGAGGAGCAATCCAAGAAGGGAGAAGATGAGTTGCAGGACAATAAAAACAAGAACGAGGGAAGTGATGAAAGTCTGAAGAAGTCGGAGGCAGATGCTGGAGAAAATAAGATGATTGAACAAAGTAGTTCTGCAGATGCGAATGCTGCTGGAGAAGCGAGTAATGGAAGCAACACCGAGGACAATTCAAATCCCGTGGCAGGAAACAATGAAGCCACTAGCCAGCAGACAGAAACTGGCAATGCTGCCTCTGAGACCAATCAAAATGAGAACAACAGTAGTGATAACTCCAATGCTGCAGCTGGAACCAATGAAGCCAATGAACATCAACAAGGAAATGAGAACTCTGCCTCTCATACCCAAAATGAGAACAACGCTAGCGATAACTCAAATCCTGCAGCAGGAAATGAGAACAACTCTAGTGACGACTCCAATTCTGCAGCAGAAACCAATGAAGCACAGCAGCAGGACAATAACAGTTCTGCCTCTGGTACCACACAAAATGAGAACAACGCTGGTGAAGACTCCAATTCTGCAGAAGGAACCAATGAAGCCAATAAAAAGCAGCAGGAGAATGAGAAGAACTTAGCCAATGAGGCTGCTTCTGTTGGAGATGGCACACAGAACATTTCAAATGAGCAGCAGTCTGAGAAAAGTGATTCAAACACCTCGGCAAATGAAGAATCAGTAACAAGTTCAAACAGCTCTGAATCTGTTGTATCAGTTGACCAAAATGGCAATTCTGTTACAGCTGGGGCAACTGAGAAATCAACAGGAAGTGGGAGCGACCAAAATGAGGCAAACCAGAAATCAGATGCTAATTCAGATCCTGGCTCTGAGAATAAAATCAATCCCTCAAATGACAATGACGAGACAGACACAGATCAAAACAAATCGACTGATACTTCCAGCTCAAATGGGAATTCTGATGATAGCCAGCAAAGCCAAGTCGAGTCAACAAATTCTGCAATTCCTCAAGAAGAGACAGAGGCTCGTACGGATCTGGGTACATTGCCACAGACAGGAACCGAGGGGAACAGCCATGAAGAAGCTGCAGCAGAGTAA